A window of Rhododendron vialii isolate Sample 1 chromosome 11a, ASM3025357v1 contains these coding sequences:
- the LOC131307188 gene encoding uncharacterized protein LOC131307188, protein MVLPSKSQILNGTEFYICPSCREMISALIVSLDTNSVTPPVKQVHPRALDHHSTDLYPVVLFPENQEALPMDHHSTDVSSSCTHIFAPESLCAVKAHYFSGTENLGGSFLLHLHHTTSHKVPFFNYQYTFSLHSFFATSLSLAISKALIASIVLSLLVLDLVQAAQADQAIGYTPTGKAMNCKGACATRCSLSSRPNLCNRACGTCCARCQCVPPGTSGNYDACPCYATMTTRDNRRKCP, encoded by the exons ATGGTTCTCCCTAGCAAATCCCAGATTCTAAATGGCACTGAATTCTACATATGTCCTTCATGCAGAGAGATGATTTCAGCACTTATAGTCTCACTAGACACAAATTCCGTCACACCTCCCGTGAAACAAGTGCATCCGAGAGCCTTGGACCACCACTCCACCGATCTATATCCGGTAGTTTTATTTCCGGAAAATCAAGAAGCGTTGCCAATGGACCACCACTCCACCGATGTATCTAGTAGTTGCACACATATTTTCGCACCCGAGAGCCTCTGCGCCGTTAAGGCGCACTATTTTTCCGGCACAGAGAATCTCGG tggttcttttcttcttcatttgcaTCACACTACATCGCACAAAGTTCCCTTCTTTAATTACCAGTACACCTTTTCTCTTCACTCTTTCTTTGCAACAAGTTTGTCACTGGCCATCTCTAAAGCCTTAATTGCTTCAATTGTTCTCTCTCTACTTGTTCTTGACCTTGTCCAGGCTGCCCAAGCCGATCAAGCG ATTGGCTACACTCCGACCGGCAAGGCAATGA ATTGCAAGGGAGCCTGTGCCACAAGGTGCAGCTTATCATCGAGGCCAAACCTGTGCAACAGGGCATGCGGAACCTGCTGCGCGAGATGCCAATGCGTTCCTCCTGGCACATCTGGGAATTACGATGCTTGTCCTTGCTACGCTACCATGACTACCCGCGACAACCGACGCAAATGCCCTTGA